CTTTCCTGACCTGTTGTTCCAGTGTATCCAGTGACTCGGTGCCGAGGACGGCAAGCGTCATCAGATTGGCGGAGTAATAGCGCTCATAGAAGCGGATCAGTGCATCACGGATTTCACTGTCGCTGGTGTTGGACAGGGTTTTCAGATTGCCGACGGCAAAACGGCTGTAGTGATGCTCCGGGTTCAATACCTGCTTGCTGGCTTCGAAACTGCGTCGGCTGTCGTCACGGCGCTTGGCCTGAAACTCAGACTCAACGGCATGCCGTTCCCGGTCCACGTATTCAGGGCTGAACAGCGGCGCTATGAAAAACTGGGCAAAGCGGTCCAGTGCACCAGGCAGGGCCGAAGCCTCCACGCTGAAGAAGTAGTTGGTGTTTTCGTAGGCGGTAAAGGCGTTGTGACTGCCGCCATGGGAGCTGATGAAGGACTGGTAGCTGCCTGCTTCAGGATACTTTTCGGTACCCAGGAACAGCATGTGTTCAAGGAAATGCGCCAGCCCTGGTCGGTCGGATGGGTTGGCATTTGAGCCCACTCCGACATTCATCGATACGGCTGCCTTATCGGCATCAGGGTCGGACACCAGAATCACGTTCAGGCCATTGTCGAGTTCAAACTGTCGGTATGATCGAGTGTCGAGCGTGCTCTGAATGATTTCAGCCTGTACCGTCAGGCTCAACAGCAGCATGGCCAGCAGCATCAAGGCCTTGCTGAATTGGAAACGGAAAAGTGACTGCATGTGACCTCGTTGGAAACTGATCGGGTGAATGTCTGCCATCTACGACTGCGCAGGGGTAAATTGGTTCGATTCCCGTGCAGCATTCGCTATGATGCGTTTATACGGGTGCCAAGTGCAATCCGACTGGAACACTGACTTTCAAGGAATACCCATGAACCGGGAAAAGGTAATCTTCGCGTTTTTTATTGTACTGGCGCTGACACTGAACTTCGGTTTTGTGTTGGGTGAGATCGACAACATAAAACACCATGATGTGTTTGAGCTGTTTGCTGCCTTGGTAGTAAGTCTGATCTGTACCGTCCTCAAGTTCGGTGATCGTACCCATCTGGGTGCTTTGATGCTGGCAACCAGTCTGGTTGCTGATCTGCAGTTGATCATCGCCGCCGGCATCTGGGGGTATGGAGAACAGATGGCCGCCAGTGGCATGACACCCAAACTGATGGCCAGTGTGGTCTCGTTTGCGGCGGGGGCGCTGGTGGCCAACGTGATCTCGGCGGTGCTGCTGGTGGTTGAAACCGCGTTGGTACGGCGCTGAGCGCATGAACAACCTGCTGTTTCTGTTCCTGCGCCGACTGCGGGCGCCGTTGATCACGCTGATCAGCGTGTATGCGGTGTCGATTTTCGGCATGACCTTGATTCCCGGCCAGGATGCCGATGGCAATGTCTGGTACATGGATTTCTTCCATGCCTTCTATTTCGTGTCCTATATGGGCACGACCATCGGTTTTGGCGAGATTCCATACGAATTCACCGATGCACAACGGATGTGGGTCACCTTTACCATCTATGCAACGGTCATCACCTGGCTGTATGGCATCGGTACCATGTTGGCCGTACTGCAGGAGCCCATGTTCGGCCGCCTGATGCGGCTGCGCGGCTTCAGAAGTCAGGTGCGCGATCTGCAGGAGCCGTTTTATCTGGTGTGTGGCTATGGTGTGACCGGGCGGTTGTTGGTGAGGCGGCTGGTAAAAAGAGGTATACGTGTAGTCGTTATCGATGTTGATCAGGATCGAATTGACGCTCTTGAGCTGGATAATCTTGTAACCCCGGTGCCAGCACTCTGCGCTGATGCGTCCTTGCCGGATGTGCTGGATCACGCAGGTCTGCAGCACCCCAGATGTGTCGGGGTCCTGGCGCTTACCAACCACGACAGGGTGAATCTGGCCGTTGCCATCGCCAGTAAGCTGCTGGTCCCCAAGCGCCAGGTCATTACCCGTACCAACTCGGATCTGACCACCGCCAACATGGCCTCGTTCGGCACCGACATGATTGTTGATCCTTTCCGTGCCTATGCGGACTATCTGGCATTGGCGGCACGATCTCCGCACAAGCACCTGGTGTATGACTGGCTGATGAATCCTCGTCACCGCAAACTCTCCAGTGCGTACAAGCATGCGGAAGGACGCTGGATTATCTGTGGTTATGGTCGCTTTGGCCGGGCGCTGGCAGCCGCGTTTGCGGCAGAGGGAATGGATATGACCATCATCGACCCAGACCATGACAGCGTTACCCCGCTTGAGGGAGCTGTGGTCGGGGTGGGGACCGAGGCACATACTCTGATTGAAGCCGGTGTGGAAAGCGCCGTAGGCATCATTGCCGGTACTGACAGTGATACCGATAACCTCTCCATTATCATGACAGCGCGTGAACTCAATCCGAAACTGACCACAGTCGTGCGACAGAATCTGCATCAGAATGCGCTGGTGTTTCGTCACTCCCGCTGTGACTATGTCATGGAGCCGGGGCGAATCATTGCCAATCGGATACTGGCGCAGCTGAAAACCCCGCTGTTGTCGGAGTTTTTGCAGCATCTGCAGCAGGAAAGCAATGTTTGGTCACATGAGCTGCTCAATCGCATGAGCAACACAGTGGGAGATGATGAGCTCGACAGCTGGTCAGTCCGGATTGATTCTGAGGAGTCGCCGGCTGTCGTCAATATGCTGCAGCAGGGACACAGTGTTCCGCTGCGGGTGTTGTACCGCAACCCACGGCAACGGGACAAGCTGCTGCCCTGTTTTGCGCTGCTGCTGCGTAACGCTGATGGAGTCCGTATACTCCCGGGTGAGCTGACCGAGCTGAAGGAGGGAGACGAAATTCTCTGCTGTGGGCTTGGTAATGTATTGCGCCAGATGGAGTGGACGGTGAACAACTACAACGTGCTGTATTACGTGATCACGGGCGAGGATCCGCCCCACAGTCTGCTGGCTCGATTACTGCGGCGACAGGAGCGGGAAGCCCTCTGATGCCTTATCTACTGCTTGTACTGACCACCCTGTTTTGGGCAGGCAACTTCGTGCTGGCCCGTGCCATTCACCTCGATCTGCAGCCGTTTACGCTGGCGTTTCTGCGCTGGACTCTGGCACTGCTGATCATCGCCCCCTGGTGGCTTGGGCGAGCCTGGCGGTTGCGTCAGGTGCTGCGGGACAATCTGCCGTTGCTCACGGTGCAGGGCATTCTGGGTGTGGGCTGCTTCAATACACTGGTATATTTCGGCGTGCAGCATACCCAGGCATCCAATGCCATGTTGATGCAGTCCGCAGTGCCGGTAGTTATCCTGTTACTGGGGGCGCTGTTTCTGCGTGAGCCGGCCAGCCCCAGACAATGGCTGGGCGTGGCGCTGTCACTCGGCGGGGTATTGGTGCTGGTCAGTCGCGGCAGCCTGGAAGTGATGGCTGCGTTCGATTTCAATCGAGGTGATCTGTGGATCTTCCTGGCCATGCTCAGCTGGTCGCTTTATACCCTCAGCCTGCGCTGGAAGCCGGCTGCGCTGGATGGTTTTACGTTCTTTGGTTTTTCCGTGCTGGTGGGGGTCGTCGTATTGTTTCCGTTCATGCTTTGGGAACAGGGGGGCAGTACAGCCTTCAAATTAACGGAACCCTTTGTCTGGACCGTGATCTATATGGCGATCTTTCCGTCGATCCTGTCGTTCCTGTTCTGGAATTACGGAGTTGAACGGCTTGGCGCGGCCACGGCGGGGTTGTTCATTCACCTGATGCCGATGTTCGGCCTGCTGCTGGCAACTGTTTTTCTCGGTGAAAGACTGGGCTGGTACCACCTTACCGGTGTACTACTGATCTTTTCCGGCTTGTATATAGCGATACTGGCGCAATCCCTGCGTCGGTTACGAAAATCTGTTTGAGGAGACTCGATGAAAACATTGATGACCACCTGCTTTGCGTTGCTGCTTGGCTTTATGCTGATGCCGCAGGAAGCGGAGGCCAAACGCCTTGGCGGCGGTTCAAGCTTTGGCAAAAGCTACACGACACCCAAGCGGGTCGCACCTGCCCCCGCGAAAGAGCAGGCCGCTGCTCCCACGTCGCCCACCAAAACCGCCGGAGCACGCAGCGGTCTGGGTGGCATGATGGGTGGTCTGCTGGCGGGTGGTCTGCTGGCAGCGCTGTTCATGGGCGGTGCGTTTGAAGGCATTCAGCTGATGGATATTCTGTTGCTGGCCGGGGTCGGGTTCATACTGTTCAAGCTGTTCAGCAGCAAGCGTGCGCAGGCGCAACGGCAGCAGCCCGCCTATGCCATGCCCGATGGTGCCATGGCACGCCAGGCACCGCAGCCTGAGCCGGCTGCTCCGGTTATGCTGGCCTCTGCAGGGGCCAGTACCGGTTCCGACTTTGCCCCGGCCGAACTGAATCTGCCGCAGTGGTTCAACGAGCGAGCCTTTGTCGAGGGTGCCCGCAGCCACTTCATGAATCTACAGACCGCCTGGGACAGCCAGAACTGGGATGAGATTCGCGACTACATGTCTGACGAGATGTTCGCGGCGCTGCAGCAGGAACGTGCCAAACTGCCTGAGCAGCAGCATACCGAAGTTGATTCGGTGATGGCCGAGTTGGTGAACTTCATCGACAACGGTGACCATGTGGTTGCCAGTATTCACTTCTATGGCTGGATTGCCGAGTCGGGCCAGCCGACCAGTGAGTTCAGCGAAATCTGGCATCTCAATCGCGATATGACAACTGACGGCAGTGACTGGAAGATTGTCGGTATCGAGCAGCCGAACGCGTAACGCCCTTCTGCCGATGGCCCCTGTGCCACCGGTTTGTCAGATGCACCTTCAAGGTGCATCTGCACCTCTTTAGGCACTCTCTGCACTTTTATGGATCACATGAGTGATTCTTTGATCCCATTCTGCACTGTTTTTTTGGCGCGTTTTTTGCTCCGGTCATTCTGTTGTTTTGTCTGGAGAGTTGTAAATGGCCGTTCTGAAAAGCACCGCAATGCAGTTGTCAGCTGCTGAACGTCACTGGCTGCCCTGGTTCGGGCCGACCGGAAAGTTGGCCATGCGCCGTGCCTGCTGGCTCAACCGTCGGACTTTGCCGGTGGTGGAGCAAACCTTTGAAAGCATCGCGGAAATACGCGTCAGACTGCTCACCGGCTGGGCCCAGGCCAAGTGGGATATGCTGGCCGATCTGGCGCAGCAAGTGGGTGAGTCTTTTCCGGACTGTGACAGGGCGCTACTGGAGCACAAACGACGCCAGGCCCAGGATCTTTCAGAGCTGGCATTGATCGATCTGGAAGGCCGAGTAACTTGTTCGACAGCAGCGGCTCGTACAGGCTGTCAGGACCTGAACTCAAAAGCGGTCAACGCTGGCCTGCAGGCTCCTTTTCTGCACGGCCCCTATATCGACCCGGTGACGCTTGAGTTGGGTGCCAGCTCTTCTCGCTTCCATGACGAAGTGACATTGATGTTCTATCAGCCGGTTAAACAGGATGGCGTTGTCGTGGGCGCACTGTGTGCCCGTGTGCCCAACGATGTGCTGGGTGACCTGATACAGCGAGAGGCGGGCCACATCTTTCCGGAGTCCGGCGATAACTACCTGTTCATGGTGGAGTCGCGGTTTGATCCCACTATCGAAGCGGGAACGGCGCTGTCGCGTTCTCGCTTTGAAGATGGCACCTTTAGTCACGGTGAAAATCTCAAAAGCGGAATTCATACCGCCTGGGGAACCGTAAAGGTTAACCGTCATACTGAATTCGAAATCCGTTTCACTGATCCCGCCACTGGTCAGTTGCACCCCGGTGTTCGGGAGACGATCCGCAAGGGTGGAAATCTGTTTGTGGCCTACCCGGGCTATTCCGATTATCGCCACATCCCCGTGATCGGTAAGGGAGTGACCTTCAGCATGCCGGGCTCGCAGGATCGGTGGGGCATGATGTGTGAATCCGATCTGGAAGAGGTCTATCGCCGTCGTTCGCTCAGTGTGCGCATGATGACCAGCTTGTCGGGGTCGCTGGCAGTGGGGCTTGGCGCCAGTTACGGTCTGCAGTATTGGCTGAATCTGCCGGCACTGCCGGGCATGTTGCTCAACTTTGTGTTTGTGATGCTGTCGGTAATGCTGTTCTGGCAAGTGGGCATACGTCCCCTGTCGCACCGATTGGGGGCGATGACCGAAGTGATCCGAAATCTGGCGGAAGGGCAGGGCAACCTGAGTCAGCGACTGAGCAGTGACCACATCGTGGCGGATGAAACCGGTGATATGGCCCGTTGGATCAACAGCTTCGTGGATA
This DNA window, taken from Marinobacterium iners, encodes the following:
- a CDS encoding DUF6394 family protein, with product MNREKVIFAFFIVLALTLNFGFVLGEIDNIKHHDVFELFAALVVSLICTVLKFGDRTHLGALMLATSLVADLQLIIAAGIWGYGEQMAASGMTPKLMASVVSFAAGALVANVISAVLLVVETALVRR
- a CDS encoding DMT family transporter, which codes for MPYLLLVLTTLFWAGNFVLARAIHLDLQPFTLAFLRWTLALLIIAPWWLGRAWRLRQVLRDNLPLLTVQGILGVGCFNTLVYFGVQHTQASNAMLMQSAVPVVILLLGALFLREPASPRQWLGVALSLGGVLVLVSRGSLEVMAAFDFNRGDLWIFLAMLSWSLYTLSLRWKPAALDGFTFFGFSVLVGVVVLFPFMLWEQGGSTAFKLTEPFVWTVIYMAIFPSILSFLFWNYGVERLGAATAGLFIHLMPMFGLLLATVFLGERLGWYHLTGVLLIFSGLYIAILAQSLRRLRKSV
- a CDS encoding methyl-accepting chemotaxis protein; amino-acid sequence: MAVLKSTAMQLSAAERHWLPWFGPTGKLAMRRACWLNRRTLPVVEQTFESIAEIRVRLLTGWAQAKWDMLADLAQQVGESFPDCDRALLEHKRRQAQDLSELALIDLEGRVTCSTAAARTGCQDLNSKAVNAGLQAPFLHGPYIDPVTLELGASSSRFHDEVTLMFYQPVKQDGVVVGALCARVPNDVLGDLIQREAGHIFPESGDNYLFMVESRFDPTIEAGTALSRSRFEDGTFSHGENLKSGIHTAWGTVKVNRHTEFEIRFTDPATGQLHPGVRETIRKGGNLFVAYPGYSDYRHIPVIGKGVTFSMPGSQDRWGMMCESDLEEVYRRRSLSVRMMTSLSGSLAVGLGASYGLQYWLNLPALPGMLLNFVFVMLSVMLFWQVGIRPLSHRLGAMTEVIRNLAEGQGNLSQRLSSDHIVADETGDMARWINSFVDNLDGIVAQVIRAADDVGENSQTMQARNRIALDSATSVDEAAETMLSLVESQLVAISQASGTAEVMKSAMEEVVAKAREQFESVRSGTQAIRDIVQTSARRVQALNQRTVEIDEMVALITDITAQTNLLALNAAIEAARAGEHGRGFSVVADEVRALAARTETAAHEISARIERIQKESVDAVRFMEAGVEDVDRSLQLAEQSTSDNTELHDSVAQMFDIIKHIDRHSQEHGGHARSVAEITTRMHQAVGELQLSSDQVKGTAAKLQQLVGAFEVSSAK
- a CDS encoding Tim44 domain-containing protein; this translates as MKTLMTTCFALLLGFMLMPQEAEAKRLGGGSSFGKSYTTPKRVAPAPAKEQAAAPTSPTKTAGARSGLGGMMGGLLAGGLLAALFMGGAFEGIQLMDILLLAGVGFILFKLFSSKRAQAQRQQPAYAMPDGAMARQAPQPEPAAPVMLASAGASTGSDFAPAELNLPQWFNERAFVEGARSHFMNLQTAWDSQNWDEIRDYMSDEMFAALQQERAKLPEQQHTEVDSVMAELVNFIDNGDHVVASIHFYGWIAESGQPTSEFSEIWHLNRDMTTDGSDWKIVGIEQPNA
- a CDS encoding potassium channel family protein produces the protein MNNLLFLFLRRLRAPLITLISVYAVSIFGMTLIPGQDADGNVWYMDFFHAFYFVSYMGTTIGFGEIPYEFTDAQRMWVTFTIYATVITWLYGIGTMLAVLQEPMFGRLMRLRGFRSQVRDLQEPFYLVCGYGVTGRLLVRRLVKRGIRVVVIDVDQDRIDALELDNLVTPVPALCADASLPDVLDHAGLQHPRCVGVLALTNHDRVNLAVAIASKLLVPKRQVITRTNSDLTTANMASFGTDMIVDPFRAYADYLALAARSPHKHLVYDWLMNPRHRKLSSAYKHAEGRWIICGYGRFGRALAAAFAAEGMDMTIIDPDHDSVTPLEGAVVGVGTEAHTLIEAGVESAVGIIAGTDSDTDNLSIIMTARELNPKLTTVVRQNLHQNALVFRHSRCDYVMEPGRIIANRILAQLKTPLLSEFLQHLQQESNVWSHELLNRMSNTVGDDELDSWSVRIDSEESPAVVNMLQQGHSVPLRVLYRNPRQRDKLLPCFALLLRNADGVRILPGELTELKEGDEILCCGLGNVLRQMEWTVNNYNVLYYVITGEDPPHSLLARLLRRQEREAL